The following proteins are co-located in the Vigna angularis cultivar LongXiaoDou No.4 chromosome 2, ASM1680809v1, whole genome shotgun sequence genome:
- the LOC108328763 gene encoding copper transporter 6 produces the protein MEQFSRTRIKSSSSILSCPYRHKRCYAYINLNPCTMFIPTLLLHIHVTSLLPFHMLSTATADGVPAPYNSTVATSLGRRRIPIHTTFYWGHKVDILFGCWPGDSAAMYAVALLLVFFMAVLVEWLSFTNIVKLKPGGSNDVVGGLLKTGLYGVRSGLSYLVMLAVMSFNGGVFVVAISGHVIGFLIFGTRALRKKSNGLDSSKA, from the coding sequence ATGGAACAATTTTCACGAACCAGAATCAAATCTTCATCTTCAATTCTGTCATGTCCCTACCGACACAAACGTTGCTACGCATATATAAATCTTAATCCATGTACCATGTTCATTCCTACGTTATTATTACATATACACGTTACTTCATTGCTTCCATTCCATATGTTATCCACGGCCACCGCAGACGGCGTGCCGGCGCCGTACAACTCGACTGTGGCTACAAGTCTGGGAAGGCGGCGGATTCCGATACACACGACATTCTACTGGGGGCATAAGGTGGACATACTTTTCGGGTGCTGGCCGGGCGACAGCGCCGCCATGTACGCTGTGGCGCTGCTCCTCGTGTTCTTTATGGCGGTGCTGGTGGAGTGGCTCTCGTTCACCAACATTGTGAAACTCAAGCCCGGGGGCTCAAACGACGTCGTTGGAGGACTCCTGAAGACGGGGCTTTACGGCGTGCGTTCGGGGCTCTCTTACTTGGTGATGTTGGCCGTTATGTCTTTTAACGGTGGTGTATTTGTCGTCGCTATAAGCGGCCACGTCATTGGGTTCTTGATTTTCG